From one Paeniglutamicibacter psychrophenolicus genomic stretch:
- the fdxA gene encoding ferredoxin, with the protein MTYIIAQPCVDVKDKACIEECPVDCIYEGERSLYIHPDECVDCGACEPVCPVEAIYYEDDVPDQWAEYYKANVEFFDEVGSPGGAAKLGNMGIDHPIISALPPQAQG; encoded by the coding sequence GTGACCTACATCATCGCCCAGCCGTGCGTCGACGTCAAAGACAAGGCGTGCATCGAGGAATGCCCCGTGGATTGCATCTACGAAGGCGAACGCTCGCTGTACATCCACCCCGACGAATGCGTTGACTGCGGCGCCTGCGAACCGGTGTGCCCGGTCGAAGCCATCTACTACGAGGATGACGTCCCGGACCAGTGGGCGGAGTACTACAAGGCGAACGTCGAGTTCTTCGACGAGGTCGGTTCCCCTGGTGGAGCCGCGAAGCTCGGCAACATGGGCATCGACCACCCGATCATTTCCGCGCTTCCGCCGCAGGCCCAGGGCTGA
- the dapD gene encoding 2,3,4,5-tetrahydropyridine-2,6-dicarboxylate N-succinyltransferase → MTPVDTRLTHASTQDLRIASAHGLATYGTDGAVLDVWFPHPVLAVLEDAAQVSGDLAAAARDDLERGTTQSVIALEINLDVAPADAPDVWLRLHLLSHRLVAPNNVNLDGAFGLLQNVVWTNFGPCAVGNFETTRLRLRSRGTLTVYGVDKFPRMLDYVVPSGVRIADGGRVRLGAHLAEGTTVMHEGFVNFNAGTLGHSMVEGRISSSVVVGDGSDVGGGASIMGTLSGGGKQRITIGQRVLLGANSGVGISIGDDSVVEAGLYVTAGTRVQLGDSVVKAVELSGVPNLLFRRNSISGAVEALPRAGQHVELNSILHAN, encoded by the coding sequence ATGACTCCGGTAGACACCAGACTGACGCATGCTTCCACCCAGGACCTCAGGATCGCCTCGGCCCACGGCCTGGCCACCTACGGAACCGACGGCGCGGTGCTGGACGTCTGGTTCCCCCATCCGGTGCTGGCAGTCCTCGAGGACGCCGCGCAGGTCTCCGGCGACCTCGCCGCCGCCGCCCGCGACGACTTGGAGCGCGGCACCACCCAGTCGGTCATCGCGCTGGAGATCAACCTCGATGTGGCCCCCGCGGACGCACCTGATGTCTGGCTGCGCCTGCACCTGCTCTCCCACCGCCTGGTGGCGCCGAACAACGTCAACCTCGACGGGGCCTTCGGCCTGCTGCAAAACGTCGTGTGGACCAACTTCGGGCCCTGCGCCGTGGGCAACTTCGAAACCACCCGCCTGAGGCTGCGCTCCCGCGGCACGCTGACGGTCTACGGGGTGGACAAGTTCCCCCGGATGCTCGACTACGTCGTGCCCTCCGGTGTGCGCATCGCCGATGGCGGGCGGGTGCGCCTGGGCGCGCACCTGGCCGAGGGCACCACCGTCATGCACGAGGGCTTCGTGAACTTCAACGCCGGCACCCTGGGCCACTCCATGGTCGAGGGGCGCATCTCCTCCTCGGTCGTGGTCGGCGACGGGTCCGATGTGGGCGGCGGCGCCTCGATCATGGGCACGCTCTCCGGCGGCGGCAAGCAGCGCATCACCATTGGCCAGCGCGTGCTGCTGGGCGCCAACTCGGGCGTGGGCATCTCCATCGGCGACGACTCGGTGGTGGAGGCCGGGCTGTACGTCACCGCCGGCACCCGGGTCCAGCTCGGAGACAGCGTGGTCAAGGCCGTGGAACTCTCCGGCGTGCCCAACCTGCTCTTCCGCCGCAACTCGATTTCCGGGGCCGTGGAGGCGCTGCCGCGCGCAGGCCAACACGTTGAATTGAATAGCATCCTGCATGCCAATTGA
- a CDS encoding citrate synthase, with product MTENNSAQLSFGGNSIELPVVPAVEGNNGFNIAPLLKATGGVTYDPGFMNTAATKSAITFIDGDAGILRYRGYPIEQLAEKSSFLETSYLLIYGNLPSATELEAFDQKIRRHTLLHEELKGFFGGFPRDAHPMPVLSSAVTALSTWYQDSLDPFDEEQVELSTIRLLAKMPVLAAYAHKKSIGQALLYPDNSMNLVENFMRLSFGLAAEPYEMDPVIVKALDQLLILHADHEQNCSTSTVRLVGSSNANMFASVSAGINALSGPAHGGANEAVLQMLRQIQSEGLKPADFMEKVKNKEDGIRLMGFGHRVYKNYDPRAKIIKSTAHEILNKLGGNDELLDIAMSLEERALSDDYFISRKLYPNVDFYTGLIYKAMGFPEKMFTVLFAIGRLPGWIAQYREMLQDPEMKIGRPRQLFVGETERNYPNR from the coding sequence ATGACGGAAAACAATTCTGCTCAGCTCAGCTTTGGCGGCAACAGCATCGAACTACCTGTTGTGCCCGCGGTAGAAGGCAACAACGGCTTTAACATCGCGCCGCTCTTGAAGGCGACGGGTGGCGTGACGTACGACCCCGGCTTCATGAACACGGCTGCGACCAAGTCCGCTATCACTTTCATCGACGGCGATGCGGGCATCCTGCGTTACCGCGGCTACCCCATCGAGCAGCTGGCCGAGAAGTCCAGCTTCCTCGAGACCAGCTACCTGCTGATCTACGGCAACCTTCCCTCGGCCACCGAGCTGGAGGCCTTCGACCAGAAGATCCGTCGCCACACGCTGCTGCACGAGGAGCTCAAGGGCTTCTTCGGCGGCTTCCCCCGCGATGCGCACCCGATGCCGGTGCTTTCCTCGGCCGTGACGGCCCTGTCGACCTGGTACCAGGACTCGCTGGATCCGTTCGACGAGGAGCAGGTCGAGCTCTCGACCATCCGCCTGCTGGCGAAGATGCCGGTGCTTGCCGCCTACGCCCACAAGAAGTCCATCGGCCAGGCACTGCTGTACCCGGACAACTCGATGAACCTGGTCGAGAACTTCATGCGTTTGAGCTTCGGCCTTGCCGCCGAGCCGTACGAGATGGACCCGGTCATCGTCAAGGCCCTGGACCAGCTGCTGATCCTGCACGCGGACCACGAGCAGAACTGCTCCACCTCCACGGTGCGCCTGGTGGGTTCCTCGAACGCCAACATGTTTGCCTCGGTCTCCGCGGGCATCAACGCGCTTTCCGGCCCCGCCCACGGCGGCGCCAACGAGGCTGTCCTGCAGATGTTGCGCCAGATCCAGTCCGAGGGGCTGAAGCCGGCGGACTTCATGGAGAAGGTCAAGAACAAGGAAGACGGCATCCGCCTGATGGGCTTCGGGCACCGCGTCTACAAGAACTACGACCCGCGCGCCAAGATCATCAAGTCGACGGCACACGAGATCCTCAACAAGCTCGGCGGCAACGACGAACTGCTGGACATCGCGATGTCCCTGGAAGAGCGCGCGCTCAGCGATGACTACTTCATCTCGCGCAAGCTCTACCCGAACGTGGACTTCTACACGGGCCTGATCTACAAGGCCATGGGCTTCCCGGAGAAGATGTTCACCGTCCTCTTCGCCATCGGGCGCCTGCCGGGCTGGATTGCCCAGTACCGCGAAATGCTGCAGGACCCCGAAATGAAGATCGGCCGTCCGCGCCAGCTCTTCGTCGGCGAAACCGAACGCAACTACCCGAACCGCTAA
- the dapC gene encoding succinyldiaminopimelate transaminase, with amino-acid sequence MLTLPDYPWNALAPYLARAAEHEGGAVNLSIGTPVDPTPEIIMRALRDGANAPGYPTTHGTPAVREAIVNWFARRRDVHGLSSDDVMPTVGSKELVAWLPLLLGLGAGDLVVRPRVAYPTYDIGAQLAGADSIAADSLASLSDADRARVKLVWVNSPGNPTGIIRGAEDLKALVDDARSLGAVVASDECYAELGWGEHEAGVPSILHESVSGSDHGNLLAVYSLSKQSNLAGYRAAFVAGAPNLMPALINNRKHAGMIVPAPVQSAMVAALNDDEHVKVQKDTYRARRTALVPALGAFGLRIEDSVGGLYLWCTADEDCWRTIGRLADLGIVAGPGAFYGTAGEKFVRIALTESDERIASAVDRLNAAAR; translated from the coding sequence ATGCTGACGCTCCCTGACTACCCGTGGAACGCCCTTGCCCCCTACCTGGCACGTGCCGCCGAGCATGAAGGCGGGGCGGTGAACCTGTCCATCGGCACGCCGGTGGATCCCACCCCCGAGATCATCATGCGGGCCCTGCGCGATGGCGCAAACGCCCCGGGATATCCCACCACCCACGGCACGCCCGCGGTGCGCGAGGCCATCGTGAACTGGTTCGCGCGCCGGCGCGACGTGCACGGTCTGTCGAGCGACGATGTCATGCCGACGGTCGGCTCCAAGGAGCTGGTGGCCTGGCTGCCGCTGCTGCTGGGCCTGGGCGCCGGCGACCTGGTGGTCCGTCCGCGCGTCGCCTACCCCACCTACGACATCGGCGCGCAACTGGCCGGTGCGGACTCGATCGCCGCCGACTCGCTGGCCTCCCTCTCCGACGCGGACCGTGCACGGGTCAAGCTGGTCTGGGTCAACTCGCCCGGCAACCCCACGGGCATCATCCGCGGGGCCGAAGACCTCAAGGCACTGGTTGATGACGCGCGTTCACTCGGTGCCGTGGTGGCCTCCGACGAATGCTACGCGGAACTCGGTTGGGGCGAACACGAGGCCGGGGTGCCCAGCATCCTGCACGAGTCGGTCAGCGGCTCGGACCACGGCAACCTGCTGGCTGTGTACTCGCTGTCCAAGCAGTCGAACCTTGCCGGATACCGTGCAGCCTTCGTGGCAGGGGCACCGAACCTGATGCCCGCGTTGATCAACAACCGCAAGCATGCCGGGATGATCGTTCCGGCCCCGGTGCAGTCCGCCATGGTTGCCGCCCTGAACGACGACGAGCACGTCAAGGTGCAAAAAGACACATATCGGGCACGCCGGACGGCACTGGTTCCGGCCCTTGGCGCCTTCGGGCTGCGGATCGAGGATTCGGTGGGCGGACTGTACCTGTGGTGCACCGCGGACGAGGACTGCTGGAGGACCATTGGCAGGCTCGCCGATCTGGGCATCGTCGCGGGCCCGGGGGCCTTCTACGGAACCGCCGGAGAGAAGTTTGTGCGCATTGCACTGACAGAGAGCGACGAGCGGATTGCCAGCGCCGTTGATCGGCTTAATGCGGCAGCCCGATAG
- a CDS encoding helix-turn-helix domain-containing protein — translation MATDEEVQARARALSSPLRLRILRLCLHESRTNKEIADLLEINPATSLHHVRTLLSNGFLAAEETRRGNRGAKEVPYRSTKLSWGTKLPDAAPLLVDTFLQEIDGLAPQEIQVMRVGLKLSEGTQKEMLARIHAVIEDYAMRDAEPDGVATSLFLAHHLDLKSA, via the coding sequence ATGGCCACAGATGAAGAGGTACAGGCCCGTGCACGGGCGTTGAGCTCCCCGCTCCGTCTACGCATTTTGCGACTTTGCTTGCACGAATCTCGTACCAACAAGGAAATAGCGGACCTGCTGGAGATCAATCCGGCAACATCGCTCCACCATGTGCGCACGCTGCTCTCCAATGGTTTCCTCGCGGCCGAGGAAACCCGCCGGGGAAACCGCGGGGCCAAGGAAGTGCCATACCGCAGCACCAAGCTTTCCTGGGGCACCAAGCTGCCCGACGCCGCTCCCCTGCTGGTGGACACGTTCCTGCAGGAAATCGACGGCCTGGCCCCGCAGGAGATCCAGGTCATGCGGGTGGGGCTGAAGCTCAGCGAAGGAACGCAGAAGGAAATGTTGGCGCGCATCCACGCGGTCATCGAGGACTACGCCATGCGCGATGCCGAGCCCGACGGGGTGGCCACCTCGCTTTTCCTGGCCCACCACCTGGATCTGAAGTCGGCGTAG